In Zingiber officinale cultivar Zhangliang chromosome 8B, Zo_v1.1, whole genome shotgun sequence, a single genomic region encodes these proteins:
- the LOC122017915 gene encoding protein MCM10 homolog isoform X1, translated as MANRDADLDLLLSLREERVLETPPASPSSNPAQLPAGYNSDDDYPRRSRTADMSVFRDVVKDYLDMNPETLGTGPPKAIQPRTSSDEIVVDKFSGLRIRESLVDSIALANHFSDVRFVRLHTIRNLIMGDKLSGCWATVGVLTEPGSPKVSSTGKNYCIWKMGCLNETDVSVFLFGDAYTVSCKEKVGMVFALFNASVRRGAGAKEFYLSVYSASQMLKIGTSADYGICKGKRKDGVACTMIIDKRKGTYCKFHSSKASQLYATNRTELRGGNIQNAFKLQSEGIYTVDPFAVKSSLRKPVKVMSIDGLKRALSKADKVTTSSHSQGIRFLTQVTAKQEPKNSSKAASVCQNSNKYSTEKRSSLTKGKISTTTQNEPQAKKKKVDHAAQNMIELDIISSDEEL; from the exons ATGGCGAATCGCGATGCTGACCTCGACCTCCTCCTCTCCCTCCGGGAAGAGAGGGTTTTGGAGACGCCGCCCGCTTCCCCATCTTCTAATCCGGCTCAACTTCCTGCAG GCTACAACTCTGATGATGATTACCCGAGAAGGTCACGGACTGCTGACATGTCGGTTTTCCGGGATGTTGTCAAGGATTACCTCGATATGAATCCAGAGACGCTTGGTACAGGTCCCCCAAAAGCGATCCAGCCACGAACCTCCTCCGATGAAATCGTGGTTGATAAGTTCTCGGGACTTAGAATTAG GGAATCATTGGTAGATTCTATTGCACTTGCTAATCATTTCTCAGATGTTCGTTTTGTTCGCTTGCATACTATCAG GAATTTGATTATGGGTGACAAACTTTCTGGATGCTGGGCTACGGTTGGTGTCTTAACCGAACCTGGAAGTCCTAAAGTGAGCTCAACTGGGAAGAACTACTGCATATGGAAAATGGGTTGCTTGAATGAGACGGATGTGTCAGTTTTCCTGTTCGGAGACGCATACACCGTGAGCTGCAAGGAGAAAGTTGGGATGGTATTTGCACTTTTTAATGCCTCAGTAAGGAGAGGAGCTGGG GCAAAAGAGTTCTATTTGAGTGTTTATTCAGCCAGTCAGATGCTAAAGATAGGGACCTCTGCTGATTATGGTATATGCAAAGGCAAAAGGAAAGATGGGGTGGCTTGCACCATGATCATAGATAA ACGTAAAGGAACATATTGCAAATTCCATTCATCA AAAGCTTCACAACTGTATGCTACAAATCGCACTGAGCTTAGAGGCGG GAATATACAAAATGCATTTAAGCTTCAATCAGAGGGAATTTATACAGTTGATCCTTTTGCTGTGAAATCAAGCTTGCGAAAGCCAGTGAAAGTAATGTCTATTGATGGACTAAAAAGAGCTTTGAG TAAAGCGGATAAAGTAACCACAAGCAGCCACTCTCAAGGAATAAGGTTTCTCACGCAAGTCACTG CAAAGCAGGAACCAAAGAATTCAAGCAAAGCAGCATCCGTATGTCAAAATTCAAACAAGTATAGCACTGAGAAAAG GTCATCATTAACAAAGGGAAAAATATCAACAACTACGCAAAACGAGCCAcaggccaagaagaagaaagttgatCATGCTGCTCAGAATATGATTGAACTCGATATTATTAGCTCGGACGAAGAACTATGA
- the LOC122013494 gene encoding SKP1-like protein 1, with protein sequence MAKTITLRSSDGEVFEVDEAVATVSQIIKHVIEDCPDNTIPLPNVTSKILPEVIEYCKKHVDSSSDGDSRLADEELKSWDAKFVKVNKAILFQLCLAADYLYIKGLLDLTFQTVADKTKGMTLEEIRFKKVVTLRSSDGELFVVDEVVAMKSQTIKNLIEDDCADSAIPLPNVTSDILLQVIEYCEKHVDDDATTASNSSDDDSRLAEEELKSWDAEFVKVDQATLFDLILAANYLNIKGLLDLTCQTVVDMIKGKTPEEIRKTFNIKDDFTPEEEEEVRRENPWAFE encoded by the exons ATGGCGAAGACGATCACGCTGAGGAGCTCCGATGGTGAGGTTTTCGAGGTCGACGAGGCGGTCGCCACGGTATCGCAGATCATCAAGCACGTGATCGAGGACTGCCCCGACAACACCATCCCTCTTCCAAACGTCACCTCCAAGATCCTCCCGGAAGTCATCGAGTATTGCAAGAAGCACGTCGACTCGTCATCTGATGGCGACTCACGGCTAGCTGACGAAGAACTCAAGTCCTGGGATGCCAAGTTTGTCAAGGTCAATAAGGCGATCCTATTCCAACTCTGTCTG GCTGCAGATTACCTGTATATAAAAGGGCTTCTGGATTTGACTTTCCAAACTGTGGCCGATAAGACGAAGGGAATGACCCTCGAAGAAATCCGCTTCAAAAAGGTTGTTACTCTGAGGAGCTCCGACGGTGAGCTATTCGTGGTCGACGAGGTGGTTGCCATGAAATCGCAGACCATCAAGAACTTGATCGAGGACGACTGCGCCGACAGCGCCATCCCTCTTCCAAATGTCACCTCCGATATCCTTCTCCAAGTCATCGAGTATTGCGAGAAGCACGTCGACGACGACGCCACCACTGCCTCGAACTCATCTGATGATGATTCGCGGCTCGCTGAGGAAGAACTCAAGTCATGGGATGCCGAGTTTGTCAAGGTCGATCAGGCGACCCTATTCGATCTCATACTG GCTGCAAACTACCTGAATATAAAAGGGCTTCTGGATTTGACTTGTCAAACTGTGGTCGATATGATAAAGGGAAAGACCCCAGAAGAAATCCGCAAAACATTCAACATCAAAGATGACTTTACtccagaagaagaggaagaggtccGAAGGGAGAATCCATGGGCCTTCGAATGA
- the LOC122017915 gene encoding protein MCM10 homolog isoform X3, with translation MANRDADLDLLLSLREERVLETPPASPSSNPAQLPAGYNSDDDYPRRSRTADMSVFRDVVKDYLDMNPETLGTGPPKAIQPRTSSDEIVVDKFSGLRIRESLVDSIALANHFSDVRFVRLHTIRNLIMGDKLSGCWATVGVLTEPGSPKVSSTGKNYCIWKMGCLNETDVSVFLFGDAYTVSCKEKVGMVFALFNASVRRGAGAKEFYLSVYSASQMLKIGTSADYGICKGKRKDGVACTMIIDKRKGTYCKFHSSKASQLYATNRTELRGGNIQNAFKLQSEGIYTVDPFAVKSSLRKPVKVMSIDGLKRALSKADKVTTSSHSQGIRFLTQVTGTKEFKQSSIRMSKFKQV, from the exons ATGGCGAATCGCGATGCTGACCTCGACCTCCTCCTCTCCCTCCGGGAAGAGAGGGTTTTGGAGACGCCGCCCGCTTCCCCATCTTCTAATCCGGCTCAACTTCCTGCAG GCTACAACTCTGATGATGATTACCCGAGAAGGTCACGGACTGCTGACATGTCGGTTTTCCGGGATGTTGTCAAGGATTACCTCGATATGAATCCAGAGACGCTTGGTACAGGTCCCCCAAAAGCGATCCAGCCACGAACCTCCTCCGATGAAATCGTGGTTGATAAGTTCTCGGGACTTAGAATTAG GGAATCATTGGTAGATTCTATTGCACTTGCTAATCATTTCTCAGATGTTCGTTTTGTTCGCTTGCATACTATCAG GAATTTGATTATGGGTGACAAACTTTCTGGATGCTGGGCTACGGTTGGTGTCTTAACCGAACCTGGAAGTCCTAAAGTGAGCTCAACTGGGAAGAACTACTGCATATGGAAAATGGGTTGCTTGAATGAGACGGATGTGTCAGTTTTCCTGTTCGGAGACGCATACACCGTGAGCTGCAAGGAGAAAGTTGGGATGGTATTTGCACTTTTTAATGCCTCAGTAAGGAGAGGAGCTGGG GCAAAAGAGTTCTATTTGAGTGTTTATTCAGCCAGTCAGATGCTAAAGATAGGGACCTCTGCTGATTATGGTATATGCAAAGGCAAAAGGAAAGATGGGGTGGCTTGCACCATGATCATAGATAA ACGTAAAGGAACATATTGCAAATTCCATTCATCA AAAGCTTCACAACTGTATGCTACAAATCGCACTGAGCTTAGAGGCGG GAATATACAAAATGCATTTAAGCTTCAATCAGAGGGAATTTATACAGTTGATCCTTTTGCTGTGAAATCAAGCTTGCGAAAGCCAGTGAAAGTAATGTCTATTGATGGACTAAAAAGAGCTTTGAG TAAAGCGGATAAAGTAACCACAAGCAGCCACTCTCAAGGAATAAGGTTTCTCACGCAAGTCACTG GAACCAAAGAATTCAAGCAAAGCAGCATCCGTATGTCAAAATTCAAACAAGTATAG
- the LOC122017915 gene encoding protein MCM10 homolog isoform X2: protein MANRDADLDLLLSLREERVLETPPASPSSNPAQLPAGYNSDDDYPRRSRTADMSVFRDVVKDYLDMNPETLGTGPPKAIQPRTSSDEIVVDKFSGLRIRESLVDSIALANHFSDVRFVRLHTIRNLIMGDKLSGCWATVGVLTEPGSPKVSSTGKNYCIWKMGCLNETDVSVFLFGDAYTVSCKEKVGMVFALFNASVRRGAGAKEFYLSVYSASQMLKIGTSADYGICKGKRKDGVACTMIIDKRKGTYCKFHSSKASQLYATNRTELRGGNIQNAFKLQSEGIYTVDPFAVKSSLRKPVKVMSIDGLKRALSKADKVTTSSHSQGIRFLTQVTAGTKEFKQSSIRMSKFKQV, encoded by the exons ATGGCGAATCGCGATGCTGACCTCGACCTCCTCCTCTCCCTCCGGGAAGAGAGGGTTTTGGAGACGCCGCCCGCTTCCCCATCTTCTAATCCGGCTCAACTTCCTGCAG GCTACAACTCTGATGATGATTACCCGAGAAGGTCACGGACTGCTGACATGTCGGTTTTCCGGGATGTTGTCAAGGATTACCTCGATATGAATCCAGAGACGCTTGGTACAGGTCCCCCAAAAGCGATCCAGCCACGAACCTCCTCCGATGAAATCGTGGTTGATAAGTTCTCGGGACTTAGAATTAG GGAATCATTGGTAGATTCTATTGCACTTGCTAATCATTTCTCAGATGTTCGTTTTGTTCGCTTGCATACTATCAG GAATTTGATTATGGGTGACAAACTTTCTGGATGCTGGGCTACGGTTGGTGTCTTAACCGAACCTGGAAGTCCTAAAGTGAGCTCAACTGGGAAGAACTACTGCATATGGAAAATGGGTTGCTTGAATGAGACGGATGTGTCAGTTTTCCTGTTCGGAGACGCATACACCGTGAGCTGCAAGGAGAAAGTTGGGATGGTATTTGCACTTTTTAATGCCTCAGTAAGGAGAGGAGCTGGG GCAAAAGAGTTCTATTTGAGTGTTTATTCAGCCAGTCAGATGCTAAAGATAGGGACCTCTGCTGATTATGGTATATGCAAAGGCAAAAGGAAAGATGGGGTGGCTTGCACCATGATCATAGATAA ACGTAAAGGAACATATTGCAAATTCCATTCATCA AAAGCTTCACAACTGTATGCTACAAATCGCACTGAGCTTAGAGGCGG GAATATACAAAATGCATTTAAGCTTCAATCAGAGGGAATTTATACAGTTGATCCTTTTGCTGTGAAATCAAGCTTGCGAAAGCCAGTGAAAGTAATGTCTATTGATGGACTAAAAAGAGCTTTGAG TAAAGCGGATAAAGTAACCACAAGCAGCCACTCTCAAGGAATAAGGTTTCTCACGCAAGTCACTG CAGGAACCAAAGAATTCAAGCAAAGCAGCATCCGTATGTCAAAATTCAAACAAGTATAG